Below is a genomic region from Longimicrobium sp..
CATCGTCGAGGCGTTCAACCTGGCCGAGGCGAAGCACGGCACCCTCGGATCAGTTGGCTCCTACAACACTCCGCGCGACGTGCACGGCGAGTACCGCGGCGGCACCATCGGCGCGTCGCCGGCCTACTCCTTTACCGCGCACGTGGCGGAGGTGGAGGTGGACGTGGAGACCGGCTTCGTGGACGTGAAGTCGATCTGGATCGCGCACGACTGCGGGCGCGCGCTGAACCCCACCATCGTCGAGGGGCAGATCGAGGGCTCGGCGTACATGGGCTTCGGCGAGGCGCTGATGGAGGAGCACGTCTTCAAGGACGCGGACCATGGGCGCGCGGGGCTGCACAACGCGCCCTCGCTCCTGGACTACCGCGTCCCCACCTCGCTGGACACGCCGGAGATGACGGCGCTGATCGTGGAATCGATCGACCCGGAGGGCCCGTACGGCGCCAAGGAGGCGGGCGAGGGTCCGCTGCACTCCACCATCCCCGCCATCGCCAACGCCATCTACGACGCGGTGGGCGTGCGCATGGACTCGCTTCCCTTCTCGCCCCCCCGCGTCTGGCGCGCCCTGCAGCAGAAGGCCGCACAAGCGCACGAGCCCGAGCGCATCGCCGCAGACTGAGAGCGACTCGATGAAGATCCTGAAGCTGCCTCGCGAAGCTACGGTTGAAGACCTTTACGAGCTCGATCAGAAGGGGGAGCTCGTCAACGGAGAGATCGTTCTGATGACGCCGACGGGATTTCTGCCGCACCGTGCGGCGCTGAACGTCACCTTCCACCTACGGGCGCTCGAGGCGGAGCGCGCCGGCTACGCCATCGGCGACGGTGCGGCGTTCGTGGTGGATCTTCCGAGCCGCAAGTCGTTCAGCCCGGATGCCGCATGGTACACCGGCGAGCCCACCGGCGGCCGATTCATGCAGGGTGCCCCCGAGTTCGCCGTGGAGGTGCGCAGCGAGGGCGACTACGGTCTGCGCGCCGAGCGCGAGCTTATGGCGAAGCGCGCCGACTACTTCGCTGCCGGAACGCAGGTGGTGTGGGACGTGGATGTGCTGCGCGATGAGGTGATTCGCGTGTTCAGGGCGACCGAGCCGGACACGCCCGTGATCTACCATCGCGGCGAGACGGCGGAGGCGGAGCCCGCGGTACCCGGCTGGCGCTTTCTCGTCAATAATCTGTGGCTCTGACGCTGGCCCGGACGTAAACACCCCCTCCCGATCGTGCCGCTTCCCACCACCCCCCAGGACCATGCGAGCACTTGCACGGGTAGCAGCGCTAGCCGCACTCTCCGCCTGCTCGGCCAATGCGCCGGAGCAGGAGGAGGCTGCGCAGGGCTCCCCGCGAGCGGCACAAAGCTCCACCCCGGTAGCGCAGGTTGCGGCGCTTCCAGGCATAGAGGACCGGGCCGGGTGGCGTGCGCTCCTTGGCTGGGGAGAGGACTGCGAGGAGCGCCGCAGCGCGACGGCGGCCGCCGAGATGGGCGCCGGACTCGAGGTGGATACGCTCGGCGAGGGGCGCTACCTCGTACAGGTGCTGTGTTACCCGGGCGCATACCAGCCCGGGAAGCTCGTCTTCGTCCAGGGGCCGGGCCGCTCGTCCGCCCCGCTGCGCCTTCCGGGCGACGGCGAGGAAATCTCCCCCGAAGACTCCATCCCGTACGTGAACGGCATCACCGAGTTCGACCGCGCCACGAGAGAGCTGGAGGTCTTTTCGAAGTCGCGCGGAATCGGTGACTGCGGCAAGCTCGTCCGCTTCGCCTTCCCGCGCGGTGTTCCCACGGTGAAGTGGCAGCGCGGCCAGGGGTGCGGGGACGCGGACCCGCCCATCATGGAGCCGCATGAGTGGCCGCTCATCCCGCCCGGCTCGGGCGCAGCGCCGGGAGCTGGAGGTACGGCGGGTCTTTGAGGATGCGGGGGCATTCCGCGCGGAGTGCAGCACGACTTACGAGCGACCTGGAGCCTTCATGCGCCGCCTTCCGCTCTTTCCGCTGCCGGTGGTGCTCTTTCCAGGCGGGCCGATGCCGCTGCACATCTTTGAGCCGCGGTACAGGCAGATGATGGCGCACTGCGTGGAGGGCGACCGCACGTTCGGGCTGGTGTACCACGATCCGGACCGCGCGGGGCCGTACGTCGTGGAGCCCGGCCACGTGGGATGCACGGCAAAGATCCTCAACTACCAGCCGCTCCCCGATGGGCGCTCGCTGGTGCTCGTTCGCGGCGGAGAGCGGTTCGAGGTGGAGGACGGCATCGAGTCGCCCAACCTGTACTGGGAGTGCGTCGCCGTGCCGTACGCGGACGAGGACGCGGCGGAGTTCGGGCTGATGGAGCACCGGCGCCGCTCCATCGAGCTCTTTTACGATGTGCTGGACCAGGTCGTCCGCCATCCGCGGCCCTTCCCGGAGATCGATGCGGAGGAGGAGACGGCGTTCCAGCTTGCGCAGGCGATCCGCGTGGATCCCGCGTGGCAGCAGCGCCTCTTGGAGCTCCGCTCCGAGCGCGAGCGGCTGGACCATCTCGATCACCTTCTTCGCTCCGTGCTCGAGGCCGGCCCAGATGACGAGGATTGATGCAATGCCGGCATCCTTTGGCCTCACGCGGAGACGCGGAGACGCAGAGAAGAGCGACGGCCTCACACAGAGAACACAGAGGGAACTGAAAGCCACAGAGAAAAACTTTGCTGTTCTTTCTCTGTGCCTCTGTGTCTCTGTGTGGGCCTGCTTTTCTTCGCGTCTCCGCGCCTCCGCGTGAGATGCAGTTTACACCCTTTCCCC
It encodes:
- a CDS encoding Uma2 family endonuclease is translated as MKILKLPREATVEDLYELDQKGELVNGEIVLMTPTGFLPHRAALNVTFHLRALEAERAGYAIGDGAAFVVDLPSRKSFSPDAAWYTGEPTGGRFMQGAPEFAVEVRSEGDYGLRAERELMAKRADYFAAGTQVVWDVDVLRDEVIRVFRATEPDTPVIYHRGETAEAEPAVPGWRFLVNNLWL
- a CDS encoding DUF1176 domain-containing protein produces the protein MRALARVAALAALSACSANAPEQEEAAQGSPRAAQSSTPVAQVAALPGIEDRAGWRALLGWGEDCEERRSATAAAEMGAGLEVDTLGEGRYLVQVLCYPGAYQPGKLVFVQGPGRSSAPLRLPGDGEEISPEDSIPYVNGITEFDRATRELEVFSKSRGIGDCGKLVRFAFPRGVPTVKWQRGQGCGDADPPIMEPHEWPLIPPGSGAAPGAGGTAGL
- a CDS encoding LON peptidase substrate-binding domain-containing protein; protein product: MRRLPLFPLPVVLFPGGPMPLHIFEPRYRQMMAHCVEGDRTFGLVYHDPDRAGPYVVEPGHVGCTAKILNYQPLPDGRSLVLVRGGERFEVEDGIESPNLYWECVAVPYADEDAAEFGLMEHRRRSIELFYDVLDQVVRHPRPFPEIDAEEETAFQLAQAIRVDPAWQQRLLELRSERERLDHLDHLLRSVLEAGPDDED